Genomic DNA from Trichoderma asperellum chromosome 5, complete sequence:
TTTATTCCAATTTTACACCTGAGAGAACACATCATACAGAGTTTGTAGCAATTCACGGCTCCTCCGCGAGATTCCCTTAATTATTGGACAACATGGATCCCAGCTATGATCCGACTAAAGAAACGGTTTCTCTACTCCTTAGGTCTGGTGTAGCAAAAGCTAAGCTGTCATGGACCGACTTGCTCCTGAAGTCGTTTCTTGCTGGtgcctttctttccttcggTGCCCTTTTCAGCCTACTTGTTGCTGGAGGGGCTTCATCTCTACGCGCAGCCAACCCGTCTCTCGTTACGCTTATCTCAAGCTTTACCTTCCCAACGGGCTTCGTTATTCTCGTATTTGTCAATACTGAGTTGTTTACCGCCAATGTCTTTGTGTTAATCTTGACCACATTTGCACGGAAGACCAGTCTCTGGGATCTATTGCAAAATCTCGTCTTATCGTATGTCATGAATCTGGCTGGCTGTCTGTTCGTGGCTGGTTTTTTATGCTGGTGGACAGATACCCTGAACACCAACGCGCTTCAAAGCTTTGCAGTCACTCAAGCAGAGGCTCGGGTCAACGCGCAGTGGTCCGCGAATTTTCTCCGAGGTGTTGGTTGTAACTGGCTTGTGGGCTTGGCAATTTTCCTTTCCATCTCAGCACAAGACAAGGTCTCCAAGATTTACGCAATTTGGATTCCCATTTGGACATTTGTGGCCTTGGGTTACCAGCACTGCATTGCTAACTTCTTCCTGGTCCCAGTTGGAATGTTTTATGGCACAAACTTTGGGGTTGGAAAATTCATTTATCAGAGTGTGATTCCCGTTACCCTAGGCGACATAGTTGGCGGCGCTGTTCTGGACGGATTCTTTATCTGGTTACTATACGGCAAAAAGATTATCAAAAGGAATCTCGATGAATGTTCTTCTAGTAGCCGCAACGGCCTACCGTCTTAAGATTCAGATATATTAGGTACCAAGGGTTAGGAGATATAGGAGATAACGTAATGCATAATGCAAAGCAGACCAATTAAGCGGTTGCACAAAGCATTTTCTGATCGCTGATAGGTATCATCAGCATTATAGCTAGCGGTTAAAATACTCTATATGATGATTGTAAACGCTTTCTCCGCAATCTATCTCGTTTTCATATATAATATGTACTTATTAACACTATTATGTCGCTAGTACATCTTTTGTGAATGTTCTTTATGGTCCTGAAGTATGAGCTGATCGGAAGTCTCTATCAACATCACTGAACTTGAAAGGCAACTTAGCATATCGCGTAATTTTTCAAGCACAACGACCTGGCTGCTAGTCGATGCGGtagttttatctttagcaTTGCCGACACTGACAGAGATAAGACATCCACCATGTGTAATTACAGATAGCTCGGTAGGCAGTCGCTCACCACCACAGAAGCTGACATCTGGGGGGAAAGGAAACCAGGGTTGATCCGTGTAAGGACCCATTTAAAGTCAGAGAGTTCCGCGCAGCTGTCTTCAACTTTAGGGAAATTGACATTGAGAAAGACATCCGGAGGGAGATACGGAGTCCCAGAAGAGATAATCTTGTTGGTCAGCTGTGCAGCGAGTTGACCGTAGAGGCTACTCCGAAGAGGCACTGGATCAGTATCAAATGCAAGGCGGCCAGTTGAAGCTGCAGAAAACGCAATTGAGGGGATGCCTGCGTCGTGAGCGGCATATGCTGCTGCGGAAACTGTGCCGCTGAATCTGTTGATACATCACAATTAGCTCATAACTCTCTGTGCCTGAGAGCGAACTTGGGAGATATTACGGCAGTTGGACGAAGACATTGGTGCCGACATTGGGTCCCGCTACGGCAAACTCGGGAGCAGAGCCATTCCACAGCTGAGGGCCGAAAGTGTCGATGCCGTATTTCATGGCCGTTACGGGAAATGAATTGACCCAGTTAAGGTCAGGCCGTGTATCATTATGACCAGTGGTGCTGCCGTTGCCGATACAGGAGTTGTATTCGCAGGGTTCTGTTCGGGGTATGGGAGGTGAATCGCTGGAGCCTGAGTCAATTGGCCGGTTAATTATCAGTCAATTGGCTGATATTGAGATATGTGCATGTGATGTACGGGGTATGCATCGCGACATGTATATGTCGTTACAGTTGCTGCTAGGATAAGTCGTGGCAAAATTGAGAAGCACGTACCGGTTCCAGACTGGTTATCTGCTGGTGCAGATAGAACAACATCATGACCAGCCTCATTCAACGCATCATTGAAAGAGCGAAGATACAGCTCAGCCCAGCCGTCGTCGTTGGATTGGACTATGCGAGCGGCTTGGGCGGCCAGCGCCGGGATAACAACAGTAAGACAGGCAGAGGCTTTCATGGCGACGGTGTGGCGACAAACGCGGTGTATATGAGGGGCTAACGCGTCAGTGAAGGCAACTTCATGTTCAACAGATGGCCAGTCACAGGATGAGAGCGAGGATATTAGGCTAGATGTAGGAATAACGCGTTGGTGATGGATGATCTTGGCATTAGAGTTCACATCTCTGAGATTGGTGCCCAGACCACATGTATGGAGCAGCGGTTGTGAGTAAGCAGAGCCAGTGGCTTATAATATGGTATGTAGCCAGGTATAAGCTCTTCTATTAGTGCTATAGAGTATTGACTTCAGACACCACTTTGATCACTTCGTTTCATTCAAGCgaagaaacaaagagaagaaagataaGCTTGCCTACATGGCTATAATTTTAGGTGCATATTGGCATTCAAATGATTTTTGCGCAAGCGTCTGAGATCCATTGCTAATGGAGCTGCGGGGACGCTGATTCAGACATTTCTGACTAACCTGAAGGGAGGTTTACACTGGCACTGAGAGAGCAAAATACAGTAATATACGATTATATAGGCATAAATCCATAAATTTTGACGCtgaatataaatataatttgtAATCATAAGTAGGAAATTATCAATGCAGGATGCCGTGTATTGACATAATGTATTGTAGGTACGAGGAAAGTATGGCGGAAGCCTCATGTAGTCAATATTCAGGTGGCTTAAACTGCTTGAGATTGTGCCTTACAGCGGAGACATTGTGGGGTAACGATTATTTCCGATAACCTGGATCGGTAAATCTTGATAGCAGATTTGATAAGTGCTATTGTAATCATTTTACCGCAAAGCAGTAACGAAATGGACATCTCCTCGAAATGTCCATGAGCATTGATTTGCGCCATCGATCCACTTGTACATCGTTTTCCGAGCTTCTCAAGTCACACTAGGATGAAGCTCTATCTACAATTCGGAAATACACCCGCCGAGGTGGAGGTAAAtgtagttttattaattgaaCCATTTCTCCCTATCCTTAGGTAAACGCACTCTTATTACTTGCTGGGTTGGTTGGACAGCGTGCTATGTGCATAATCGTGATTGTTCCACTGCGACTTCTCTAGCCTCTCAAGATACTCTGAGATAACGCGTTTTATGCACCTATTTGCTGATAAAAGAAAGCTGACATACAAAGCTAGCATCGTGCCATCACCCAAGTCAATCACGACATCCAACCGCACGTGATAATTACATGATTCCTAAGATATATACGATTCTCATAGTTTCGCATTTCAAAACTCCCtcattttgttcttttccaggatatataagctattttccAATTGATATATTTCAGATACAATGGGAGGAGggaatcaaatcaaatccgTTGCTGTCATCGGGGCTGGAGCTGCAGGTAGCTAGAATGGAGCTAAGCATCTAAGCTGACGACAATTACTAATGCTCGCGTTCAGGAGCGATAACGGCGGCAGCTTTGAAAGCCGAAGAAGTGTTTGATGTGATTCGTGTttttgagagaagagaaagcgcAGGAGGAACATGGTGAGAATTGTTTCCACTGAAACGCAGCATCTTACGGGAATTCTTATACGGCTTCAGGATATACGATGCTGCGGTTCAGCCCAGTCTGCTGGGGCGGCCAGGAGCAACACCATCTGAACTAGACCCTCCTCTGGCAATTCCTAAAACCCTCCCTGCCGTCCTCCCCCCAAATAAACAGGAGCGGTTTTCCAAAACGCCTATCTATGATTCCTTGACGTAAGTGTGCGAGTGTCTTGGCCACTATATAGCCGCGAAGTGCTAACAGAGACCTCGCAAGAACAAACGTACCTGAAATTGCCATGTCATTTTCAGATTGTCGTTTTGCATATGGACCGTTTGCTCCACATCACATTCCGCGTCAATATATAGAGAATTACTTTGCACTACACAAGACAGATTCATTCTTGGAGCTCAACACCACGGTTGAAGACGTCTTGAAGGTTAAACACCGCTTAAATAATGGCGCCAATCAGTGGAAATTGACTCTAAGAAAATACGATGCCCTTCAAGACGCCGATGTCTGGTGGGAAGAAACATTTGACGCCGTGGTTCTGGCAAATGGCCACTATTCTGTGCCAACAGTAAGTTGCTCTCACCGGCAGCTTGCTTACCCGGATGCTGACCATCTTAGATTCCAAACGTCAAGGGCTTGAATGAATACATTGAAAAATTCCCTGGTCGTGTAGTCCACTCTAAAACATATAGATCGGCCAGCAGCTACAAGTCTCAGAGGGTGCTTGTGATTGGCAACTCTGCCTCGGGAACGGATCTAAGTCGAGAATTGGTGTCGACTGCTCAGCATCCCGTTTACCAATCTAGAAGGTCGAAAGCGTGGTGGGAGGGAGATTTACCGTCCAAAGGAATTGAGTGGAAGCCTGTTATATCTGAGTACTTGCCTAATGGCAGAATTCTCTTCGAAGACGGCACGTACTTGGACGATATTGATACAGTGATATACTGTACTGGTTATAAGCCATCATATCCCTTCTGGGACGCCGAGAAGAATGGGCAGCCTCTGTGGGACGACAAGAAAGGAAAACTGGTCAAGAGCTATTGGCACACCTTCTTCCAGGATTTCCCAAATCTGGGTATCGTGGGACTGCCCCGCGTGTTAACATTCCGAAGTTTCGAATATCAAGCCATTGCCCTCGCTCGCCTATTTGCCAATCGCAACCCAGTCCCGCTTCCGCCATTAATCGAACAGCAAgcctgggaagaagaaagagagaaggagaggctCCGAGATCATCGCAAATTTCATGACATCACATGGGATAACGGCGAAACCCATGAATGGCTACAGGGGTTCTTCAAATGGTCTGGCCTGGCTACTTTGAACGGACAGGGAAGAACTCCGCCGCCGCTCACAAAGGAGATGGTCTGGGCGATAGATAATCTCAAGAAGTACAAAcctgagggagaagaggatgccaGCGATATTAGCGATTTCTCAGAAATTTACGAATGGATTGTATTGGCACACAGGAAGCGCGATGTTCTTGGATTTATTTAAGATGAGGAAAATATACCTAGGTTGCGATGAACCCTTTTATTGTGTATTTATCTGCCTCCACGATGTATGATATAATAATGACTGCCAACCAAATTTATAATGCCTTGCGTGACTTGAAATTgtagagaagaagctgaagtcGTTCATGAATAATGTCGTGAATGCTTGCTTTGGTCGGGAAGTaatgcttctttctttcttcgtctctctcctttcttttcttttcttttcttttcttctacttttttcttctcttttcataTTATAAGAGAATAAAGTATGAAGAAGATAATATCGTCCCACGTATATCGCCAAGAGTCGAAATGCTGCCATTGTTGGCTCCGATGCTCACCCAAGTCCAgttcttccccctttttgCTGCCCTGCGAACCATGCAACGATCTTACTCCTCCTCACTGCTGTAGAGCTCGCGGACTCGACCAGGCTCATTGTATTCGACTTCGTCGATCGGGTCCAAGTCTGCACTGTGTACAAATGAGCGCCAGG
This window encodes:
- a CDS encoding uncharacterized protein (EggNog:ENOG41) yields the protein MGGGNQIKSVAVIGAGAAGAITAAALKAEEVFDVIRVFERRESAGGTWIYDAAVQPSLLGRPGATPSELDPPLAIPKTLPAVLPPNKQERFSKTPIYDSLTTNVPEIAMSFSDCRFAYGPFAPHHIPRQYIENYFALHKTDSFLELNTTVEDVLKVKHRLNNGANQWKLTLRKYDALQDADVWWEETFDAVVLANGHYSVPTIPNVKGLNEYIEKFPGRVVHSKTYRSASSYKSQRVLVIGNSASGTDLSRELVSTAQHPVYQSRRSKAWWEGDLPSKGIEWKPVISEYLPNGRILFEDGTYLDDIDTVIYCTGYKPSYPFWDAEKNGQPLWDDKKGKLVKSYWHTFFQDFPNLGIVGLPRVLTFRSFEYQAIALARLFANRNPVPLPPLIEQQAWEEEREKERLRDHRKFHDITWDNGETHEWLQGFFKWSGLATLNGQGRTPPPLTKEMVWAIDNLKKYKPEGEEDASDISDFSEIYEWIVLAHRKRDVLGFI
- a CDS encoding uncharacterized protein (TransMembrane:6 (i35-58o78-102i114-135o164-182i194-216o236-259i)~EggNog:ENOG41), with product MDPSYDPTKETVSLLLRSGVAKAKLSWTDLLLKSFLAGAFLSFGALFSLLVAGGASSLRAANPSLVTLISSFTFPTGFVILVFVNTELFTANVFVLILTTFARKTSLWDLLQNLVLSYVMNLAGCLFVAGFLCWWTDTLNTNALQSFAVTQAEARVNAQWSANFLRGVGCNWLVGLAIFLSISAQDKVSKIYAIWIPIWTFVALGYQHCIANFFLVPVGMFYGTNFGVGKFIYQSVIPVTLGDIVGGAVLDGFFIWLLYGKKIIKRNLDECSSSSRNGLPS